The following proteins are co-located in the Silene latifolia isolate original U9 population chromosome 1, ASM4854445v1, whole genome shotgun sequence genome:
- the LOC141592684 gene encoding pentatricopeptide repeat-containing protein At4g17616 has protein sequence MSNLLNMRTSVSSVVKNGESIVKHSISGHLKQFCTSTLQKSVHWGGSTDNVLQEKLRTALLDCKDDEVWGVFRKFKSEHGYPPPYALSKLICGFSYSLDNRLLPKACNIVFKIAKENPSSLQADSLSKLCLSLARARMPIPASKILRFMLMKKIPPKMDVLGSVFMHMVKTDAGTHLASNVLLEFCDHFHHLSLKKTEYAVSMKPTTTIFNLVLEACMKIGSSLKAYQIIEAMAHIGVVADLHSVLLFSYIYELNGQRDELTKFKGYIDRVSVPLSKHYFQFYDKLLRLHFKFDDVDAAARLVEDIYFHSASHPLKTTEDLVKPYLVPIGSPYLLEGLKSQVVFELLDKDPVFLVNGEENLLVLKNGNPILTNKGLAQLVAKYKKSEKIGELSKLLAAIEKKQCDTQDDCICRDVIHACICSGFLETAHDILDDMEIANVYVPSTTYMLLLNAYCKEKMSKEAEALAKQIKRAGLTFDASGESIVSNCLLGVADSNSASPIAPTSSRQSDLTTYLVQEMRKGDNGLSKIYELNSSIYFFCKAKMLDDARKIYKKMEEIKLKPTVHTFAYLIQAYSSLEDYREITILWGDIKRYMARGCSLAHRDLYELLLINFLRGGYFERVLEVLGLMKDHGMYADRWLYRQEFLRLHKNLYRRLKAEDATTEAQRMRIEHVKAFRMWVSNN, from the exons ATGTCTAATCTCTT AAATATGAGGACTTCTGTATCAAGTGTGGTGAAGAATGGAGAATCCATTGTTAAGCACTCCATTAGCGGGCATTTAAAACAATTTTGTACTAGCACATTGCAAAAGAGTGTACATTGGGGAGGATCTACTGATAATGTTTTGCAAGAAAAGCTTCGAACTGCATTGTTGGATTGTAAGGATGATGAGGTCTGGGGTGTTTTTCGTAAGTTTAAGAGTGAGCACGGTTATCCTCCCCCTTATGCTCTAAGTAAGCTGATTTGTGGATTTTCCTATTCGTTGGATAACAGATTACTTCCAAAAGCATGTAATATAGTCTTTAAAATTGCGAAAGAGAATCCCTCCTCACTACAGGCTGATAGCTTATCTAAGCTTTGCCTTTCATTAGCAAGAGCTCGGATGCCTATCCCTGCATCTAAGATACTTAGATTCATGCTGATGAAAAAGATTCCTCCGAAGATGGATGTATTGGGTTCAGTGTTTATGCATATGGTAAAGACTGATGCTGGGACCCATCTGGCATCAAACGTCCTTCTCGAGTTTTGTGATCACttccatcatcttagtttaaagAAGACAGAATATGCAGTGTCCATGAAACCGACTACGACAATCTTCAACCTTGTTCTTGAGGCTTGTATGAAAATTGGTTCGTCACTGAAAGCATATCAAATAATTGAGGCAATGGCACATATAGGTGTGGTGGCTGATTTACACTCGGTGCTTCTTTTCTCTTACATTTATGAGTTGAATGGGCAAAGAGATGAGTTGACAAAGTTCAAAGGATACATAGATCGAGTTTCAGTTCCACTTTCAAAACATTATTTTCAGTTCTATGATAAGTTACTGAGATTGCATTTCAAATTTGATGATGTTGATGCTGCTGCCAGACTTGTAGAAGATATTTATTTTCATTCGGCCTCACATCCATTGAAAACGACCGAGGACCTAGTAAAGCCATATCTGGTACCAATTGGCTCTCCTTATTTGCTAGAAGGATTGAAAAGTCAAGTGGTGTTCGAGTTGCTAGACAAGGATCCTGTTTTCCTTGTAAACGGTGAAGAGAACTTGTTAGTTCTTAAAAATGGTAATCCTATTCTTACTAATAAAGGGTTAGCCCAACTTGTTGCAAAATACAAGAAAAGTGAAAAGATAGGCGAATTGTCGAAACTTCTAGCAGCAATTGAAAAGAAACAGTGTGATACTCAAGATGACTGTATATGCCGTGATGTAATCCATGCATGTATTTGTTCTGGCTTCCTTGAAACAGCACATGATATTTTGGACGATATGGAAATTGCTAATGTTTATGTTCCCAGTACAACATACATGTTACTCTTGAATGCATATTGCAAAGAGAAGATGTCAAAGGAAGCAGAAGCGCTGGCAAAACAAATTAAAAGGGCGGGTCTGACCTTTGACGCATCTGGTGAATCGATTGTCTCTAACTGCCTTCTTGGTGTGGCCGACAGTAATAGTGCAAGTCCCATTGCACCAACTTCAAGCAGGCAGTCAGACTTAACTACTTATCTGGTTCAAGAAATGAGAAAGGGAGATAATGGTCTTTCAAAGATTTATGAGTTGAATTCTTCTATCTATTTCTTTTGCAAGGCGAAAATGTTGGACGATGCTCGAAAGATTTACAAAAAAATGGAGGAGATTAAATTAAAGCCCACAGTGCATACTTTTGCTTACTTGATACAAGCGTATTCTTCGCTAGAAGATTACCGAGAAATCACAATATTGTGGGGTGACATTAAAAGGTATATGGCTCGTGGATGTTCACTTGCACATAGGGATTTGTACGAGTTGCTGCTAATAAATTTTCTTCGAGGGGGTTATTTTGAGAGGGTACTGGAGGTTCTTGGGCTAATGAAAGATCATGGTATGTATGCCGATAGATGGCTGTATAGGCAAGAGTTTTTAAGGCTTCATAAGAATCTGTACAGGAGATTGAAGGCTGAAGATGCCACAACCGAAGCACAGAGAATGAGGATTGAGCATGTTAAAGCCTTTAGAATGTGGGTTAGCAACAATTGA
- the LOC141592702 gene encoding peptide methionine sulfoxide reductase A1-like, producing MLKTIALTSSSPSTASLTSSLPLLFKFNKSPKTSSFGSISLPFSRFSSISLNSLTNSNFKKTPIMSSWLGKLGLGFGPKAQQQSVDSSASSVAQGPDDDIPAPGQQFAQFGAGCFWGVELAFQRVPGVSKTEVGYSQGFMDNPSYEDICTGLTNHSEVVRVMYDPKECGFDDLLDLFWSRHDPTTLNRQGGDVGTQYRSGIYFYTPEQEKAAIESRDRYQKQVNRPIVTEILPAKKFYRAEEYHQQYLAKGGRFGFRQSTEKGCNDPIRCYG from the exons ATGTTGAAGACCATAGcattaacatcatcatcaccatcaacagCATCATTAACTTCTTCACTTCCACTTCTCTTCAAATTCAACAAATCACCAAAAACATCATCTTTTGGTTCTATTTCTTTACCCTTTTCAAGATTTTCATCAATTTCATTAAATTCATTAACAAATTCAAATTTCAAGAAAACCCCAATAATGAGTAGTTGGTTAGGCAAACTGGGTTTGGGTTTCGGGCCAAAAGCCCAACAACAATCTGTAGACTCATCAGCATCATCAGTGGCCCAAGGGCCAGATGATGATATACCTGCACCAGGGCAGCAGTTTGCTCAATTTGGGGCAGGGTGTTTTTGGGGAGTTGAGTTGGCATTTCAGAGAGTGCCAGGTGTCAGTAAGACTGAAGTTGGGTATAGTCAAGGGTTTATGGATAATCCTAGTTATGAAGATATTTGCACTGGGTTGACTAATCATTCTGAAGTTGTTAGGGTTATGTATGATCCTAAGGAATGTGGGTTTGATGATCTTCTTGACCTTTTTTGGTCTAGGCATGATCCTACTACTCTTAATCGTCAG GGCGGTGACGTAGGGACACAATACAGGTCTGGAATCTACTTTTACACTCCTGAGCAAGAGAAAGCTGCAATCGAATCAAGGGACCGTTATCAGAAACAGGTAAACAGGCCCATTGTTACTGAGATACTGCCTGCAAAGAAGTTTTATAGAGCTGAAGAATACCATCAGCAGTACCTTGCTAAAGGAGGTCGTTTTGGGTTCAGACAGTCTACAGAGAAAGGGTGCAACGACCCCATTCGATGCTATGGTTAA
- the LOC141592709 gene encoding putative complex I intermediate-associated protein 30: MSRFRSLVQASVNATKKALTWNLDDLMPPVEKYIFNFNSKEEVKKWHLYSDSEYGGLSSASLEVTDEGDGLKGLFSGNLSLDVMEGSKWNIKRSGFCGMRSKKFDGYIDLDSYDTIALKLKGDGRCYISTIYTENWVNSPGQQEDNSWQAFVYVPAGNWYIAKIPLVRYLPTWRGNVIDASMEMNPSRILGMSLSVNAEGGVPGARSGPGDFRVEIDWIKALRRE; this comes from the exons ATGTCAAGGTTTCGATCACTAGTCCAAGCTTCTGTAAATGCCACTAAGAAAG CTCTCACATGGAATCTTGATGATTTGATGCCTCCTGTTGAGAAGTATATCTTCAATTTCAATTCTAAAGAAGAGGTTAAGAAATGGCATCTTTACTCAGATTCAGAATACGGAG GCTTATCGTCAGCATCCTTGGAGGTAACTGATGAGGGAGATGGCTTAAAAG GATTATTCTCTGGAAATCTCTCTTTGGATGTCATGGAAGGCTCAAAATGGAACATCAAAAGAAGTGGTTTTTGTGGAATGCGCTCCAAGAAG TTCGACGGATACATTGATTTGGATTCATACGACACTATAGCATTAAAGCTCAAAGGAGATGGTAGATGCTACATATCTACG ATCTATACAGAAAATTGGGTTAATTCCCCGGGACAGCAAGAAGATAATTCTTGGCAGGCTTTTGTATATGTACCTGCAGGAAATTGGTATATTGCTAAG ATTCCTCTTGTTCGATATCTACCAACCTGGAGAGGCAATGTAATTGATGCAAGCATGGAAATGAACCCTTCTCGGATTCTCGGGATGTCACTATCAGTAAATGCTGAAGGCGGTGTTCCTGGGGCTAGATCTGGACCAGGTGACTTCAGAGTGGAAATAGATTGGATCAAAGCTCTACGGAGAGAGTGA
- the LOC141592693 gene encoding chlorophyll a-b binding protein CP29.3, chloroplastic-like encodes MATTATATVSNIFGTRIAGPTPGAGKYRAILSFGKKKKEAKKAPPKKPIIDDDRPVWYPGAQPPEWLDGSMIGDRGFDPFGLAKPAEYLQFDYDGLDQNLAKNLAGDVIGRRIETEDVQATPLQPYTEVFGIQRFRECEVIHGRWAMLATLGALSVEALTGVAWQDAGKVELIEGASYLGQKLPFSLTTLIWIEVLLLGYIEFQRNAELDPEKRLYPGGSYFDPLGLAADPEKKETLQLAEIKHSRLAMVAFLGFAIQAAATGKGPLSNVAAFLSDPSNNIFKTLSS; translated from the exons ATGGCCACAACCGCAACCGCAACCGTATCCAACATTTTCGGAACCCGCATTGCCGGCCCAACTCCAGGGGCAGGCAAATACCGGGCGATACTGAGTTTCGGTAAGAAAAAAAAGGAAGCCAAGAAGGCACCTCCTAAAAAGCCCATCATAGATGATGACAGACCAGTATGGTACCCTGGTGCCCAACCACCAGAATGGCTAGACGGGTCGATGATCGGAGACCGGGGTTTTGACCCGTTCGGGCTAGCGAAACCAGCTGAGTACCTTCAGTTTGATTATGATGGGCTGGACCAGAATTTAGCTAAGAATCTTGCAGGCGATGTTATTGGTAGAAGGATTGAGACTGAGGATGTTCAGGCTACTCCATTGCAGCCTTATACTGAAGTTTTCGGGATTCAACGGTTTAGAGAGTGTGAGGTTATTCATGGTCGATGGGCTATGTTGGCTACTCTTGGTGCTCTTTCTGTTGAGGCTCTTACTGGTGTTGCTTGGCAAGATGCTGGCAAG GTGGAATTGATAGAAGGAGCATCATACCTAGGCCAAAAACTACCATTCTCCTTAACAACACTGATATGGATAGAAGTCCTACTGTTAGGCTACATCGAATTCCAGAGGAATGCTGAACTGGACCCTGAAAAGCGGTTATACCCTGGTGGCAGTTACTTCGACCCACTTGGTTTAGCAGCTGACCCTGAGAAGAAAGAAACCCTTCAGTTGGCTGAAATCAAGCATTCTCGTCTTGCTATGGTTGCCTTCCTTGGTTTCGCTATCCAAGCTGCTGCAACCGGAAAAGGTCCTCTTAGCAATGTTGCTGCTTTTTTGAGTGACCCTTCTAACAACATTTTCAAAACCTTGTCTTCTTAG